A genome region from Manis pentadactyla isolate mManPen7 chromosome 5, mManPen7.hap1, whole genome shotgun sequence includes the following:
- the C5H4orf19 gene encoding uncharacterized protein C4orf19 homolog — MGCRCCKMIQSYLFDPVQVPSPGYVNEVNSCKLDEEDTVKLKRKQSSEVLVHKNDLWGDGLKRAASRSRAGGPQQPCQPHQGPLPQGGTGGDHCVEKTSGAINGLGPAAALPPAGDPGSHQDDRGFWASTTNSVHPTQPFLDGGDAREQDCVPPASEETQVLRNGDSRAPTKAERPALEAQDPVLQIPAPDYPQLWGSAGDSVDHEEKDCLFQSHAEELPLKGIHPRAGEHGLNVSLSMKRSWDSLNEAGAAEVLGVYFKEESPAQAVAVLDLRNRWEDVHSSTTDRGGEMAEEDAAVAEALAALEAATAGEDVDETD; from the exons ATGGGGTGCAGATGCTGTAAAATGATACAAAG CTATCTCTTTGATCCAGTTCAAGTGCCCTCCCCTGGCTACGTCAACGAAGTCAACAGCTGCAAGTTAGATGAAGAAGACACTGTTAAATTAAAACGCAAACAGAGCAGTGAGGTCCTGGTGCATAAAAATGACCTTTGGGGTGATGGCTTGAAGAGGGCTGCGAGCAGAAGCAGAGCAGGAGGTCCGCAGCAGCCCTGCCAGCCTCACCAAGGGCCGCTCCCTCAGGGGGGTACCGGAGGGGACCACTGTGTGGAGAAGACTAGTGGTGCCATCAATGGCCTTGGCCCCGCGGCTGCCCTGCCGCCCGCCGGGGATCCTGGGTCCCACCAAGAtgacagaggcttctgggccAGTACCACCAACAGCGTTCACCCGACTCAACCCTTCCTTGACGGAGGGGATGCCAGGGAACAAGACTGTGTGCCGCCGGCCTCGGAGGAGACCCAGGTCCTCCGAAATGGGGACTCCAGGGCTCCCACCAAGGCAGAACGTCCCGCTTTGGAAGCACAAGACCCTGTCCTCCAGATACCGGCCCCGGATTATCCTCAACTTTGGGGCTCAGCTGGAGACAGCGTTGACCATGAAGAAAAGGACTGTCTCTTTCAGAGTCATGCTGAGGAGCTGCCCCTGAAGGGAATTCACCCCAGGGCTGGGGAGCATGGTTTGAATGTGTCCCTGTCCATGAAGAGAAGCTGGGATTCATTAAATGAGGCTGGCGCAGCAGAAGTTCTGGGTGTCTATTTTAAAGAAGAGTCCCCTGCTCAGGCCGTGGCTGTGCTCGATTTGAGAAACAGGTGGGAGGATGTCCACAGCTCCACCACAGACAGAGGTGGGGAGATGGCAGAAGAGGACGCAGCGGTGGCCGAAGCCCTTGCGGCTTTGGAAGCAGCTACTGCAGGAGAAGATGTGGATGAGACAGATTAG